A part of Marinomonas rhizomae genomic DNA contains:
- a CDS encoding DUF2165 family protein: MSHLRTIKIVLVGCVALFAGLVAFNNVVDYGSNFAFVQHVLTMDTTFEWNELKYRAVNEPALHHGFYWLIILVEALVGLFCALGAWQMWQKRKLDKKQFNAAKTLANFGLALGVLLWFTGFMTIGAEWFLMWQSQIWNGQASAFRFIVVLFLVLIFINQVEE, from the coding sequence ATGAGTCATTTAAGAACAATCAAAATCGTGTTAGTCGGCTGTGTTGCTCTGTTCGCAGGCTTGGTGGCTTTTAATAACGTTGTGGATTATGGGTCTAACTTTGCGTTTGTTCAGCATGTTTTAACCATGGATACGACGTTTGAATGGAATGAACTTAAATATCGAGCTGTCAACGAGCCTGCTCTGCATCATGGATTCTACTGGTTAATTATCTTGGTTGAAGCTTTAGTCGGTCTTTTTTGTGCATTAGGCGCATGGCAGATGTGGCAAAAGAGAAAACTGGATAAAAAGCAATTTAATGCCGCAAAAACATTGGCAAATTTTGGTTTAGCTCTTGGGGTGTTGCTTTGGTTTACTGGGTTTATGACCATTGGTGCTGAATGGTTCTTAATGTGGCAGTCGCAGATTTGGAACGGTCAAGCTTCTGCATTTCGCTTTATTGTTGTGTTATTTTTAGTGCTTATTTTTATTAATCAAGTTGAAGAATAG
- a CDS encoding D-ribose ABC transporter substrate-binding protein, which translates to MKKNTFLKSCFAATLLTLASTSVMASNGLIAIITPSHDNPFFKAGAEGADAKAKELGYDTLVASHDGDVNKQNQLIETAIARQAKAVILDNADADASIGSLERLKKAGIPAFLYDREINKTGIAVTQIVSNNFQGAQLAGEKFAELMGDGGEYVELLGPESDTNAQVRSEGFHDILDNFPEFKMVARQSANWSQTEAFSRMESILQANPNIKGVITGNDSMALGAEAALQAAGRKDVFIVGFDGLDYVRDSIIKGSNIKATVMQPAYAQAQRVAEQADLYIRTGSTGLPEKQLMDCVLIDSSNAKNLSNFALKK; encoded by the coding sequence ATGAAAAAAAATACCTTCCTGAAATCTTGCTTTGCAGCAACGCTACTTACCTTAGCGAGCACCAGTGTTATGGCTAGTAACGGTTTGATTGCCATCATCACGCCATCCCACGATAATCCATTTTTTAAAGCCGGTGCCGAAGGCGCGGATGCGAAAGCAAAAGAATTGGGCTATGACACCTTGGTCGCTTCTCATGACGGTGATGTGAACAAACAAAACCAACTGATTGAAACGGCGATTGCTCGTCAAGCCAAAGCGGTTATTTTGGATAATGCTGACGCGGACGCAAGTATTGGTTCATTAGAGCGTTTGAAAAAAGCCGGTATCCCCGCTTTTCTATATGATCGTGAAATCAATAAAACTGGCATTGCTGTGACTCAAATCGTATCGAATAACTTTCAAGGTGCTCAGTTAGCAGGTGAAAAATTTGCCGAGTTGATGGGTGACGGTGGTGAGTACGTTGAGTTGTTAGGACCTGAGTCAGACACCAATGCGCAAGTGCGCAGTGAAGGCTTCCACGACATTCTGGATAACTTCCCAGAATTCAAAATGGTGGCTCGTCAGTCAGCTAACTGGAGCCAAACTGAAGCGTTTAGCCGTATGGAGTCGATTCTACAAGCGAATCCAAATATCAAAGGCGTGATCACGGGGAATGATTCTATGGCGTTGGGTGCAGAAGCAGCATTGCAAGCCGCCGGTCGTAAAGACGTTTTCATCGTGGGTTTTGACGGTCTAGATTACGTTAGAGATTCTATTATCAAAGGTTCTAACATCAAGGCAACTGTAATGCAGCCAGCTTATGCTCAAGCACAGCGCGTTGCTGAACAGGCAGATCTATACATTCGTACTGGCTCAACAGGATTGCCAGAAAAACAACTCATGGATTGTGTATTGATTGATAGTTCTAATGCGAAAAATCTAAGCAACTTCGCTCTAAAAAAATAA
- a CDS encoding sugar ABC transporter permease: MFKTIKTSQLQLFAMLAAMLLIVVFFSIATDGAFISPRNISNLIRQTAIVGVLAIGMVFVIISAEIDLSVGSMMGLLGGIAAILDVWFHFPIMLTVLITVASGLVLGLFNGWWVAYQKVPSFIVTLAGMLAFRGILVGLTDGATVAPTSSSLAIVGQSYIPSGWGISVVSLLCLGLVAKVYARRKARQKHGVENQSAKFEYAKATIAVAVLMGLLFILESYRGIPTPILIMGGLILIATYVAKRTSFGRRIYAIGGNIEATRMSGVNVERTKMLVFGFNGMMVAVAALILTSRLGAGSPAAGNMAELDAIAACVIGGASLAGGVGAVFGAIMGALIMASLDNGMSMLDVPTFWQLIVKGMILLLAVWLDVKTKKSQ; encoded by the coding sequence ATGTTTAAAACAATTAAAACCAGTCAATTACAACTGTTTGCGATGTTAGCGGCGATGCTGCTGATTGTCGTCTTCTTTTCTATCGCGACCGATGGAGCGTTTATTTCGCCACGGAATATTTCGAACTTGATTCGTCAAACAGCCATTGTGGGCGTGCTTGCTATTGGCATGGTGTTTGTCATCATCAGCGCCGAAATCGATTTGTCGGTTGGTTCTATGATGGGCTTGTTGGGCGGGATTGCGGCGATTCTGGATGTTTGGTTTCACTTTCCTATTATGCTCACCGTTTTAATCACGGTCGCTTCGGGTTTGGTGTTGGGCTTGTTTAACGGCTGGTGGGTTGCCTATCAAAAAGTGCCGTCTTTTATTGTCACCTTGGCAGGCATGCTGGCGTTTCGTGGCATTTTGGTTGGGTTAACCGACGGGGCAACGGTTGCGCCTACGTCTAGTTCTCTGGCGATTGTTGGGCAAAGTTACATTCCGTCTGGTTGGGGGATCAGCGTTGTGTCCTTGTTGTGCCTTGGTTTGGTGGCAAAAGTTTATGCTCGACGTAAAGCAAGACAAAAGCACGGAGTGGAAAACCAGTCGGCTAAGTTTGAATACGCCAAAGCAACGATTGCTGTTGCCGTGTTGATGGGCTTGTTGTTTATCTTGGAAAGTTATCGCGGTATTCCAACGCCAATCTTGATCATGGGCGGGCTGATTCTAATCGCCACCTATGTAGCAAAACGAACATCGTTTGGTCGTCGAATTTACGCTATCGGTGGCAACATCGAAGCGACTCGCATGTCAGGTGTTAATGTTGAACGTACCAAAATGTTGGTGTTTGGTTTCAATGGCATGATGGTCGCGGTGGCTGCGCTAATACTTACATCTCGACTGGGTGCTGGCTCTCCTGCGGCGGGAAATATGGCTGAACTGGATGCCATCGCAGCCTGTGTTATTGGCGGCGCCAGTTTGGCTGGCGGTGTTGGTGCGGTATTTGGTGCCATTATGGGCGCACTGATTATGGCGAGCTTGGACAATGGCATGAGCATGTTGGATGTGCCTACGTTTTGGCAACTAATCGTTAAAGGCATGATTTTGTTGCTTGCCGTTTGGCTGGACGTGAAAACCAAAAAATCGCAGTAA
- the xylB gene encoding xylulokinase, protein MYIGIDLGTSGVKVILMDENGRVAASCSSPLSVSRPFDLWSEQNPEDWWQATDLAMLQLASEHNLQGVKAIGLSGQMHGATLLGKQGEVLRPAILWNDGRSHEECLSLQRRCPEVQAITGNLVMPGFTAPKLLWVKQHEPEVFAQIDKVLLPKDYLRFRMTGDFATDVSDASGTLWLNMEQRAWSETMLQATGLNEQQMPKVYEGSEITGTIDEVLAKRWSLPVIPVVAGGGDNAAGAVGMGIISSTQTMLSLGTSGVIFAVSDGFTANPSAALHSFGHAVPNTWHTMSVMLSSASCIDWVTKLAQFSSVELALLAAENRMDHDSKLTFLPYLSGERTPHNDANAKGVFWGMTHETTPADLVHAVLEGVSFALLDGLDAVRSAQSISEGIDVIGGGAKSTYWLQMLADVFNVPMDYRAGGEVGPALGAARLAAIGDQGQGALNEICTKPALIKRYLPNQENSAWYTEKRRRFQELYQRVKGL, encoded by the coding sequence ATGTATATCGGTATAGATCTCGGAACGTCTGGCGTTAAAGTAATTCTCATGGATGAAAACGGACGCGTTGCGGCAAGCTGTTCGTCGCCTCTTTCTGTGTCGCGTCCTTTTGACCTTTGGTCGGAGCAAAACCCAGAAGACTGGTGGCAAGCAACTGACTTAGCAATGTTGCAGCTTGCTTCAGAGCATAATCTGCAAGGCGTGAAAGCCATAGGTTTATCTGGGCAAATGCATGGTGCGACCTTGCTTGGTAAGCAGGGTGAAGTATTGCGTCCGGCTATCCTTTGGAATGATGGCCGCTCCCACGAAGAATGCTTGTCATTGCAACGACGCTGTCCAGAAGTACAAGCTATTACGGGGAACCTAGTTATGCCAGGTTTTACCGCGCCTAAGTTACTTTGGGTGAAGCAACATGAGCCAGAGGTATTTGCACAAATCGACAAGGTGCTGTTACCAAAAGACTACCTGCGCTTTCGCATGACAGGGGATTTCGCAACCGATGTGTCAGACGCCTCAGGAACGCTTTGGTTGAACATGGAGCAACGCGCTTGGAGCGAGACCATGTTGCAAGCAACAGGCTTAAACGAACAGCAAATGCCAAAGGTATATGAAGGCTCAGAAATCACCGGCACGATCGACGAGGTGTTGGCAAAACGTTGGTCTTTGCCAGTTATACCAGTGGTCGCGGGCGGTGGTGATAACGCCGCTGGCGCAGTCGGCATGGGCATTATTTCATCTACACAAACTATGCTATCACTTGGCACCTCAGGGGTGATTTTTGCGGTAAGTGATGGCTTTACAGCGAACCCTTCTGCTGCCTTGCACAGTTTTGGTCATGCGGTTCCGAATACTTGGCACACTATGTCGGTGATGTTGAGTTCCGCGAGTTGCATTGATTGGGTCACGAAATTGGCACAATTTAGCAGTGTGGAGCTGGCTTTATTGGCGGCCGAGAATCGTATGGATCACGATAGTAAGCTTACTTTTTTGCCTTATCTAAGCGGAGAAAGAACACCGCATAACGATGCCAATGCAAAAGGTGTTTTTTGGGGGATGACCCACGAAACGACGCCAGCGGATTTGGTTCATGCTGTGCTTGAAGGAGTGAGCTTTGCCTTGCTGGATGGATTGGATGCGGTGCGCTCGGCACAAAGTATCAGCGAAGGAATAGACGTGATTGGTGGCGGAGCCAAAAGTACCTATTGGTTACAAATGTTAGCTGATGTCTTTAATGTGCCAATGGATTACCGTGCAGGTGGTGAAGTTGGGCCTGCTTTGGGGGCGGCTCGATTAGCCGCTATTGGCGATCAAGGCCAAGGCGCGCTAAACGAAATTTGTACCAAGCCAGCGCTCATTAAACGTTATTTGCCTAATCAAGAAAATAGCGCTTGGTATACAGAGAAACGCAGGCGCTTTCAGGAGTTATACCAAAGAGTAAAAGGCTTGTAA
- a CDS encoding xylose ABC transporter ATP-binding protein, which produces MKQPLLDMRGIVKSFSGVRALNGVSIQLEPGEALSICGENGSGKSTLMKVLSGVWPFGSYEGEIYFEGSLVKASSIRDTEALGIVIIHQELALVKEMTVLENIFLGNELGSFARLNDEEMHRRTSELLARVKLDILPDTPIRELGVGQQQLVEIAKALNKNVKLLILDEPTSSLTTTEIEILLNIVSELKQQGIACIYISHKLEEVLALSNWVTVIRDGDHIDTRPVDNLTQNDIISMMVGRELDELFPREEHDIGDVVLKVNHATAKQAGASRAQVDDVSFELRQGEILGIAGLIGSGRTELMQCLYGSYDGHYEANIELHDKSLTIRSQRTALEAGIAMVPEDRKRHGIVPIMSVGRNITLSVLKQYSSWFGAVNEDKESQDIDRYIAQLKVKTASSELSIKNLSGGNQQKAIIAKCLLTHPKILILDEPTRGIDVGAKYEIYKLMFALVKQGMSIIMVSSELSEVIGISDRVLVMHEGRLKGQFDHQGLTQEMIMNCAIKEGVANV; this is translated from the coding sequence ATGAAGCAACCCTTATTGGACATGCGTGGGATTGTAAAAAGTTTCTCCGGTGTCCGTGCATTAAATGGCGTCAGCATTCAGCTTGAACCTGGTGAAGCCTTATCCATTTGTGGCGAGAATGGCTCAGGCAAATCAACCTTGATGAAGGTGCTGAGCGGCGTTTGGCCATTTGGTTCTTACGAAGGTGAAATTTACTTTGAAGGGAGTCTTGTTAAAGCATCCAGCATTCGAGATACCGAAGCGCTAGGGATCGTCATTATTCACCAAGAATTGGCGCTTGTTAAAGAAATGACTGTCTTAGAAAATATCTTTCTGGGTAATGAGCTTGGTTCGTTTGCGAGGCTGAATGACGAAGAAATGCACCGTCGTACGTCGGAATTGTTGGCGCGAGTCAAATTGGATATTTTACCGGATACGCCAATCCGAGAGCTTGGTGTGGGCCAGCAGCAATTGGTCGAAATCGCCAAAGCGTTAAACAAAAACGTGAAGCTATTGATATTAGACGAACCGACATCTTCTCTGACCACCACAGAAATCGAAATCCTATTGAATATCGTCAGCGAGCTGAAACAGCAGGGCATCGCTTGCATTTACATTTCCCATAAATTGGAAGAAGTATTGGCTTTATCCAATTGGGTCACGGTTATTCGTGATGGTGACCATATAGACACCCGACCTGTCGATAATCTAACGCAAAACGACATTATCAGCATGATGGTTGGGCGCGAACTGGATGAGCTTTTCCCACGTGAAGAGCACGATATTGGTGACGTCGTATTGAAGGTAAATCATGCGACAGCGAAGCAAGCCGGTGCCTCGCGAGCACAGGTAGACGATGTTAGTTTCGAATTGCGTCAGGGCGAAATTCTAGGTATCGCCGGTTTGATTGGGTCAGGTCGAACGGAGCTGATGCAATGTTTGTACGGGTCTTACGACGGACATTACGAAGCGAACATTGAATTGCATGATAAATCTTTAACAATTCGTTCTCAGCGCACAGCGCTGGAAGCGGGCATTGCTATGGTGCCGGAAGACCGAAAACGCCACGGTATTGTGCCTATTATGAGTGTTGGACGGAACATTACCTTGTCGGTTTTGAAGCAATACTCTTCTTGGTTTGGCGCAGTGAATGAAGATAAAGAAAGCCAAGATATTGACCGTTATATTGCCCAGCTGAAAGTAAAAACCGCGTCTTCTGAATTGTCTATTAAAAATCTGAGTGGTGGTAATCAACAAAAAGCCATCATCGCCAAATGTTTATTAACGCATCCAAAGATCTTGATACTAGACGAACCGACTCGTGGCATTGATGTGGGCGCGAAATACGAAATTTATAAGCTGATGTTCGCGCTCGTCAAGCAGGGAATGTCGATCATCATGGTGTCGTCTGAATTATCCGAAGTGATTGGTATCAGTGACCGAGTCTTGGTGATGCACGAAGGACGCTTGAAAGGGCAATTTGACCATCAAGGTTTGACCCAAGAAATGATTATGAATTGCGCGATCAAAGAAGGTGTAGCAAATGTTTAA
- a CDS encoding DUF2291 family protein encodes MSYKKLFQFIGLIACLNLLTACTVTDLDADGNPIIPKDPNAVVSFADFTLSEVADQLWEPKVFPEATQAFTPWESIKSQLDAQKINTKQSFFVRLDGTIDSVNLGKMRGAITIKVGDTNINLQVGRIIKGNAIRDASKYVVFDDFKNQIRFAQISREFNHRAMASVGEPDSSWVGKKATVIAAITIDQNTISDAVPMQITLGGK; translated from the coding sequence ATGTCTTATAAAAAACTCTTTCAATTTATCGGGCTCATTGCGTGCCTTAATTTGCTGACAGCCTGTACCGTTACGGACTTAGATGCTGATGGCAATCCTATTATTCCTAAAGATCCTAATGCCGTCGTTAGCTTCGCAGACTTCACCTTGTCTGAAGTGGCCGATCAGCTTTGGGAGCCAAAAGTCTTCCCAGAAGCAACGCAAGCGTTCACTCCATGGGAAAGCATTAAATCCCAGCTGGATGCACAGAAAATTAACACTAAGCAAAGCTTCTTTGTCCGTTTAGATGGCACCATCGACAGTGTTAATTTAGGCAAAATGAGAGGTGCTATAACGATTAAAGTTGGCGATACCAATATTAATCTTCAAGTGGGACGTATTATCAAAGGCAATGCAATTCGTGATGCGTCCAAATACGTTGTATTTGATGATTTCAAGAACCAGATTCGTTTTGCTCAAATCTCACGAGAGTTTAATCATCGCGCTATGGCGTCTGTTGGCGAACCAGATTCTAGTTGGGTAGGCAAAAAAGCCACGGTTATTGCTGCGATTACCATTGATCAAAACACCATCAGTGATGCTGTACCAATGCAGATTACTCTTGGAGGCAAATGA
- the xylF gene encoding D-xylose ABC transporter substrate-binding protein, giving the protein MKKIVSMSLLATLCAATSLPALADGEKIGLLMSDLRLERWQKDRDLFTSAAEAMGAKVYTQSANGDVTTQISQIENMISRGVDVLVIVPENGEVLGNVLAEAKAEGIKVLAYDRLIKFADIDLYVSFDNIRVGEMQAEALLKRKPTGNYFLMGGSPTDNNAKMFRQGQMNVLQPAIDSKKIKVVGDQWAMGWSAEAALNIMENGLTANANKIDAVVASNDSTAGGAVQALAAQGLSGKVVISGQDADLAAMRRIVAGTQTMTVYKPISKLATTSAEMAVKLARGESIKVNGSVNNGKKDVDAVLLTPISVNKDNLDSTVIADGYHSRSSVYNP; this is encoded by the coding sequence ATGAAAAAAATCGTTTCTATGAGTTTGTTGGCAACCCTCTGTGCGGCAACGTCTCTTCCTGCTTTAGCAGACGGCGAAAAGATTGGTTTGTTAATGTCTGACTTACGTCTAGAGCGCTGGCAGAAAGACCGAGACTTATTTACCTCAGCGGCGGAAGCCATGGGGGCAAAAGTCTATACCCAATCTGCAAACGGTGATGTCACCACTCAAATATCCCAAATCGAAAACATGATTTCTCGAGGTGTTGATGTGCTGGTTATCGTGCCTGAAAACGGTGAAGTGTTAGGCAATGTGTTGGCCGAAGCCAAAGCGGAAGGCATCAAAGTCTTGGCTTATGACCGATTAATCAAATTTGCAGATATCGATTTGTATGTATCTTTTGACAACATTCGTGTTGGTGAAATGCAAGCCGAAGCCTTGTTGAAGCGTAAACCAACAGGCAATTATTTCCTAATGGGCGGATCGCCTACCGATAACAATGCGAAGATGTTCCGTCAGGGGCAAATGAACGTTCTTCAACCAGCCATTGATTCTAAAAAAATTAAAGTGGTGGGTGACCAATGGGCTATGGGCTGGTCTGCAGAAGCGGCATTGAACATCATGGAAAACGGCCTAACGGCGAACGCCAATAAAATCGATGCGGTGGTTGCTTCCAATGACTCGACGGCGGGTGGCGCAGTACAAGCGCTAGCGGCTCAAGGCTTGAGTGGTAAAGTGGTTATTTCTGGTCAAGATGCAGACCTTGCCGCAATGCGTCGTATTGTCGCGGGCACCCAAACCATGACGGTGTACAAACCGATTTCTAAACTGGCGACAACCAGTGCGGAAATGGCCGTAAAATTGGCCCGTGGTGAAAGTATCAAGGTGAATGGCTCTGTTAACAACGGCAAAAAAGATGTCGATGCCGTGTTGTTAACGCCTATTTCGGTCAATAAAGATAACCTAGACTCCACCGTTATTGCCGATGGTTATCACTCACGTAGCTCTGTTTACAACCCTTAG
- a CDS encoding substrate-binding domain-containing protein, protein MSATIKDVALRAGVSTTTVSHVLNKTRFVAKTTQERVLQAAEELNYAPSAVARSLKVKNTKSLGMLVTTTLNPFFAELVNEVEKCCYREGYNLVLCNTDGELEKTNSYLRMLTQKRVDGILVMCTAYDDSLFSSLIGQRNLPMVVMDWGPSDDYVDRIQDNSVKGAHLAIQHLIEQGHKRIAYIGGPLEKLPAKQRLEGFIEAMDQAGLAIEGDWVIESDFEFEGGKLGMRQLLSCQNLPSAVFVGNDAMAMGAMSEAQLSGIKIPQQLSIIGYDNCMYSAYFSPPLTTINQPKERLAELAISTMIERIENPRQEGKMIMLEPNLVVRSSVAFVSAD, encoded by the coding sequence TTGTCTGCGACAATCAAAGACGTAGCGTTACGGGCTGGAGTTTCAACAACAACCGTATCTCATGTTTTGAATAAAACGCGTTTTGTAGCAAAAACGACGCAAGAACGAGTTTTGCAAGCCGCCGAAGAGCTGAACTATGCTCCTAGCGCCGTAGCACGCAGTTTAAAGGTAAAGAATACCAAAAGCCTTGGCATGTTAGTCACCACTACTTTGAATCCTTTTTTTGCCGAATTGGTCAATGAAGTCGAGAAGTGCTGTTACCGAGAAGGTTACAACCTTGTGCTTTGTAATACCGATGGCGAACTTGAAAAAACCAATTCGTATTTAAGAATGCTGACGCAAAAGCGGGTCGATGGCATTTTGGTGATGTGTACCGCTTATGACGACTCGTTGTTTAGTTCGTTAATCGGTCAGCGTAATTTGCCAATGGTGGTGATGGATTGGGGCCCGTCTGACGATTATGTCGATCGTATTCAAGATAATTCAGTCAAAGGCGCACATTTGGCGATACAACATCTTATTGAGCAAGGCCATAAACGTATTGCTTATATTGGTGGGCCGTTAGAAAAATTGCCAGCGAAGCAGCGTTTAGAAGGCTTTATTGAAGCCATGGATCAAGCAGGTTTAGCCATCGAGGGGGATTGGGTCATTGAATCTGACTTCGAGTTTGAAGGTGGAAAGCTGGGAATGCGCCAATTATTATCCTGTCAGAATTTGCCTAGTGCCGTGTTTGTTGGTAATGATGCCATGGCGATGGGGGCTATGAGTGAAGCGCAATTGTCTGGTATCAAAATCCCGCAGCAATTGTCTATCATCGGCTATGACAACTGCATGTATTCTGCCTATTTTAGCCCACCTTTAACCACCATCAACCAGCCTAAAGAGCGATTAGCGGAATTGGCGATCAGCACCATGATTGAACGTATTGAGAACCCACGCCAAGAGGGCAAGATGATCATGTTAGAGCCTAATTTGGTGGTTCGTTCATCAGTCGCCTTTGTGTCTGCAGACTAA
- a CDS encoding XylR family transcriptional regulator, which yields MFEKRYRLNLVFNANKVYDRQVIEGIGEYLQAAQCDWDVYFEDDFRFRLDDLKHWKGDGIIADFDNPEVEEILKDSKIPTVAVGGSYLHKKDYPRLPYVATDNAALVRCAYQHLKRKGLPEFAFYGMPSTIYSRWASEREHAFVEQVRSDGFEPHVHQGFCTSADVWETAQHELETWLNELPKPIGIVAVTDSRARHLLQVCDHLNILVPEQVAIVGIDNENMARYLNRTALSSVEQGSKQMGYEAAKMLHRMLQGYSAENSLVVVDPTGVAERQSSDYRALHDPYVIQAMHFIRHNACRGVKVAQVVDYIGISRTNLETRFIDEIGCSMHEQLHMTKFYRACELITSTDLPFDEIARTCGYPSVQYMYTVSRKNLGMTPGEYRVSSRMSKDS from the coding sequence ATGTTTGAAAAACGTTATCGACTTAATTTAGTCTTCAATGCGAATAAGGTTTACGATCGTCAAGTGATTGAAGGGATTGGTGAATATTTACAAGCGGCTCAGTGTGACTGGGATGTGTATTTTGAAGACGATTTTCGCTTTCGCCTTGATGACCTGAAACACTGGAAAGGCGATGGCATCATTGCTGATTTTGATAATCCTGAAGTCGAAGAAATCTTAAAAGACAGCAAGATTCCTACCGTAGCGGTTGGTGGTTCATATCTTCACAAAAAAGATTATCCACGTTTACCTTATGTGGCAACAGACAATGCTGCACTAGTGCGTTGTGCCTATCAACACTTGAAGCGCAAAGGTTTACCTGAGTTTGCGTTTTATGGGATGCCAAGTACGATTTACAGTCGTTGGGCCAGTGAGCGAGAGCATGCTTTTGTTGAGCAAGTTCGCTCTGATGGATTTGAACCTCATGTTCATCAAGGTTTCTGTACCTCTGCAGATGTGTGGGAAACTGCTCAGCATGAGCTAGAGACTTGGCTTAATGAACTTCCTAAGCCGATTGGTATTGTTGCCGTCACCGACTCCAGAGCACGCCATTTATTACAAGTCTGTGATCATTTGAATATCTTGGTGCCAGAGCAAGTCGCCATTGTAGGGATTGATAATGAGAACATGGCAAGGTACTTAAACCGCACCGCTTTGTCTTCTGTTGAGCAGGGCAGCAAGCAAATGGGTTATGAAGCGGCAAAAATGTTGCATCGTATGTTGCAAGGTTATTCTGCAGAGAACTCGCTGGTGGTGGTCGACCCTACAGGTGTAGCAGAAAGACAATCGTCTGATTATCGCGCCTTGCATGATCCTTATGTGATTCAAGCCATGCATTTTATTCGTCATAATGCCTGTCGAGGTGTGAAAGTGGCGCAAGTTGTCGATTACATTGGTATATCAAGAACCAACCTAGAAACTCGCTTTATCGACGAAATTGGCTGCTCAATGCACGAACAACTGCACATGACCAAGTTTTATCGAGCCTGTGAATTGATCACTTCAACAGATTTACCGTTCGATGAAATCGCCCGAACCTGTGGCTATCCCTCAGTGCAATACATGTACACGGTTTCGCGAAAAAACTTGGGTATGACGCCGGGGGAATATCGAGTTTCATCGCGGATGAGTAAAGACTCATAA